Within uncultured Methanoregula sp., the genomic segment AGATGGTCCCGAACGGGCCGCTTACATTCTCCGCACTCGCGAGAACTTTCTCCGGATCCTCAGCAATGCCGATCCCGATACGCTTCAGTGCGGCTGGCATGCAATATCCTCTTCGGTGAGGTGCATAATACCATTGTTGACAAAGTCAAAAACCTGCGTCTCGCAGCCGTCATACCGGATCCGCAGTTCCCTGCTGCTGTTGACCGTGCCTATCTCTTTTGCCGTCATGCCGACTTCCGCGAAGAGCTTGATCAGTTCGGGAACATGCGCCTTGTTGGCAGTGAGGATGAACCCCATGCCGGGATAGATCCGCACCCACAATTCGAACGTGAGATTGTTTGCTGCAAGGGGGGGTTTTGGTATCAGGTCGAGATCGATCTCGGCACCTTTTCCGCTCACTTCAAGGAGCATCCCGAGCGTGCCGATGATGCCGGGATTGCTGATGTCTTTTCCCGCGGTGACCAGGTGTTTTTTGCCGATCGTTTCGAGCACGGCGATCTGTGCCCTGACCTGGGCTGCGGTTTTCATGGTCACGGAATCCCAGTTGAGTGCACAGGATGGGTGGACCCGGCCGGAAAGATCGATGGCAGCGACAACGCTGTCGCCTTCCTGCGCCGTGTGGCTGTAGATGATGGAATCGAGCTTTGCGGACCCGAGGATGGAGACATCGATCACGCTGTACGGGGCATCCGGGTGGAGGTGTCCGCCGACAATCGGGACGCCGAACTGGGCTGATGCGTCATGCATGCCTTTGACCACCAGCTCCTGCTCGGTGGTTTTTGCTATCGAGAATATATCCACCATGGCTATCGGCCGGCCGCCCATGGCAGCGATATCGTGGATGTTGACGAGAACCGAGCAGTAGCCGGCCCAGTACGGGTCGGCTTCCATGAGTTTGCTCCAGATGCCGTCGGCTGCAAGGAGAAGCGCCTCGCCATTGTGCTCGATGACTGCAGCATCCTCCCCAAACGAGGCGACAACGTGAGGGGCATCGATCTTCAGCGCCCTGACCATTTCGCCGATGGTATGCTTTCTCCTGACACCCTCATATTCCCTGACAACTTTTGCTATCGTCTCTGTCGAGCAGCTCTGGACCACGACATCACCTGAACACTACTGAAAATAATTGCGTGTATGCTATTTTCGCCTCATCAGAGATAATTTATTTGTTCTGACTCCGTCAAGGGAAACTCCGCTAATGATCGAGCGATTTTATCTGATCCACGGTCAACGTGTTGGTATGGACTGGGCAGAAAAATACCGGCCTGCACATCTCACCGATATCGTCGGCAATACGACCGCAGTCCGGCAGATCGCCGAGTGGGCGAAGAACTGGACGCGGAAATCAAAGCCCCTGCTCATCTACGGAAAACCCGGTATTGGCAAGACCTCCGCTGCCCATGCGCTTGCAACCGACATGAACTGGGAGGTGACCGAGCTCAATGCGAGCGACCAGCGGACCGCTGCGATCATCGAGCGGATTGCCGGAACCGGGAGCACCACGGCAAGCCTGAGCGGCTCTTTACGCAAGCTGATCATCCTTGACGAAGCCGACAACCTCCAGGGAACCTCGGACCGTGGCGGTGCAAAAGCGATCATCGAATGTATCCGCGAGACCCGGCAGCCGATGATCCTGATCGCCAACGATCTCTATGGCCTCTCCCCGGAAATCCGGGCCCGCTGCGAACCGGTCCAGTTCAAGGCCCTCCCGGCCCGCTCGATTGCCCCGCGGCTCAAATACCTCTGCGCAGCGGAAAAGATTGCCTGCAGCGATGCGGCTGTCCACGCGATTGCCGAGAGTGCCGAGGGGGATATCCGTTCCGCGGTCAACATGCTGTACGCCTCGGCTATCGGGAGGACCAGCCTTGAGGATTCGGGCGTCCATACCTCGCAGAAGGACGAGCGGGTTTCGATCTTCTCGCTGATCTCGGCGCTGTTCGGGAAAGCTTCGGACAGCGAACTGATGCGACTCTCCTACGATGTCAACGATACGCCGGAAACCATCGAGCAGTGGGTGGAGGGAAGCGTTCACCACATCCCCGATATGCAGGCGGTAGGGCAGGCCTACCGCCATCTTGCCCGGGCCGATGAATATCTCGGGTATACGTACCGGCGGCAGTACCACACGCTCTGGCGCTATTCCACGGCGATCATGCTTCTCGGGACTGCCGATGCCGCCGGGGGAAAAGGGATCCATGCCCGGATCATGCCCCCGGAACGCTGGCAGAGGATGTCAACGGCAAA encodes:
- a CDS encoding replication factor C large subunit, encoding MDWAEKYRPAHLTDIVGNTTAVRQIAEWAKNWTRKSKPLLIYGKPGIGKTSAAHALATDMNWEVTELNASDQRTAAIIERIAGTGSTTASLSGSLRKLIILDEADNLQGTSDRGGAKAIIECIRETRQPMILIANDLYGLSPEIRARCEPVQFKALPARSIAPRLKYLCAAEKIACSDAAVHAIAESAEGDIRSAVNMLYASAIGRTSLEDSGVHTSQKDERVSIFSLISALFGKASDSELMRLSYDVNDTPETIEQWVEGSVHHIPDMQAVGQAYRHLARADEYLGYTYRRQYHTLWRYSTAIMLLGTADAAGGKGIHARIMPPERWQRMSTAKKQKTIRVATLNKVSGLMHIPQNTLRESYLGTVSMLVEQDPAGYAREMSFDADQLNFFLNDRARSTEIIKTLAQAEKEKDKEQKEPKKPKKEKAPKQESLPPSSPAPAPAEPARPAEVPAPASPEEPAEVPGKKPPAKTQSTLFDGF
- a CDS encoding methanogenesis marker 2 protein; this encodes MVQSCSTETIAKVVREYEGVRRKHTIGEMVRALKIDAPHVVASFGEDAAVIEHNGEALLLAADGIWSKLMEADPYWAGYCSVLVNIHDIAAMGGRPIAMVDIFSIAKTTEQELVVKGMHDASAQFGVPIVGGHLHPDAPYSVIDVSILGSAKLDSIIYSHTAQEGDSVVAAIDLSGRVHPSCALNWDSVTMKTAAQVRAQIAVLETIGKKHLVTAGKDISNPGIIGTLGMLLEVSGKGAEIDLDLIPKPPLAANNLTFELWVRIYPGMGFILTANKAHVPELIKLFAEVGMTAKEIGTVNSSRELRIRYDGCETQVFDFVNNGIMHLTEEDIACQPH